Proteins co-encoded in one Papaver somniferum cultivar HN1 chromosome 5, ASM357369v1, whole genome shotgun sequence genomic window:
- the LOC113277308 gene encoding glutaredoxin-C5-like encodes MHYQQQRAAETWESSSYMATAPSAFEVIERVASENAVVIFSMSNCCMCHAIKRLLCGMGVNPTVYELDGDSVTGKQIEIALMRLLSASGCSSNSAVPVVFIGGKLIGAMDRVMASHINGSLVPLLKDAGALWL; translated from the coding sequence ATGCATTACCAACAGCAGAGGGCGGCCGAGACATGGGAGTCGTCGAGTTACATGGCGACGGCACCGTCTGCATTCGAGGTGATCGAAAGAGTTGCATCAGAAAATGCAGTGGTAATATTTAGTATGAGTAACTGTTGTATGTGTCATGCCATCAAGAGACTTTTATGTGGAATGGGTGTGAATCCAACGGTTTATGAACTCGACGGAGACTCCGTTACCGGGAAACAGATTGAGATTGCACTGATGAGACTGTTAAGTGCTAGTGGTTGTTCTTCTAATTCAGCTGTGCCGGTTGTGTTTATTGGTGGGAAGTTGATTGGTGCTATGGATAGAGTCATGGCTTCTCATATTAATGGGTCTCTTGTTCCTCTGCTCAAGGATGCTGGTGCCCTTTGGCTCTAG